One genomic region from Portunus trituberculatus isolate SZX2019 chromosome 3, ASM1759143v1, whole genome shotgun sequence encodes:
- the LOC123509552 gene encoding LOW QUALITY PROTEIN: cadherin-86C-like (The sequence of the model RefSeq protein was modified relative to this genomic sequence to represent the inferred CDS: inserted 4 bases in 3 codons), which yields MPRRAAGHPPHPPTPPPAATDGGRRGRVGWVALVGVVVVAVVLQRPVCAVPIFYESARMSALRLPETTEVGELIYQLRASYTDTRVPLLFSASGEDQSVISIESKDDYGLVYLRERLTSRRNYTFILTVQTKIPTEVNNEGLTEVPARIIPTNGRTPTSDIFLKHTSASVVPEDASVGQFITSVIVKKKRDGPAVSFMLLGDTASLFKISAGLNSFDSWRAEVVLQGQLDYETRNLHPLEVCAKNPYTNERFDTRNIVCVSVSVLVEDRQDRPPFFLHAPPITRITSETLKDDELVRIQARDGDQGKPRDIRYTLQATSSQYASFFAINRETGSITLENTVNRLLEAMVTFEPILVTVTAVELEEERTRAPRESYSSSVEIAFVIMDSDMMIPKFTYQQYVGEVRENSQPGTAVTFPDASFLKSGLKGVFSLRLEGDEGIFTVEPSVVRDSGDISIKVKNTALLDYEERPHIEFKMIARQVSGSGQSSSSAQIRVNLVDLNDNSPVFTQSVYRAEVYENITSGTSIIRVEARDADGGSFGTVRYTRLEGXMADRMELDAYSGLISRNNDILSFDRERKAELHLRVRATDNSGAGNEAHTDVILVLRDVNDEAPVFQHTVYQGVMKPDQTGLRSPIQVQAVDRDAEEPNNQVRYRLDPSSYSSYFSVDALTGXLKVIQALSYPQVSSISDPRDQRTYDEEVINLAITAYDLGTPQQTQSVPVQVFREEFVDRFITFIYPRPKIEVELKRDEIETMLRTLTGGNTQIRTVEHFTTQDTSRFPDALPYEPVKSIVTALVRNNVNTVVDIEKILKQLNGTQPVACRLEGVQLTSVQDERDSYLAGVVILCVLLALIFLLIILCYMWSICPLYRVRKSRKVVADEGGPDSERVSYIRVDERGGYRGYEEERTWWDYLPACCTDAALYLGVTPPKRGGGRMAWSGDERQRYWQFGGGGEGVPVDXRVIGTRRAGGRDLVLLEDLDEARLQQQQQQGGAGRVLRVDSRNSFTSQDPRRTFILRDARGLPRLPDTVREGEHYLVEDVDGSPRGVRMDDPRLRLEDPRTLRVEEPRPAPPPPPAAEEDSSYARPGNGEDLRLHASPPGAAPRDDGAAGRRGRPPRQAGGGPGGNRTTEGTRRALRHEDAGGGEGGGGGGGASPPLTDVMIQTEVHGAAVPAGAPAVPRLRIRTPIQEETSSLLEAEASRSSRRETQRSRRPTRQEEDGGGAGSPEDWSSSAGRRSTRLAQPANSLYQHNKASIMRFETNKARMEEGAAQEAAAPRRAATTSAPEGRRSSSLDGRRSHSRAGGEGARRAPGSGPPGLARRGSLPSLSLETTGLEREAAQRSLSRRGSPGPQDLPAADGRSRHSSEEDDEDPGGRRSRPRANARYMQWYNRMRDRGHHDPRLPDDPRLHDPRHHDPRHHDPRYPEDPRLYDPQYQDPRYQDPRYQDPRYQDPRYQDPRYRDPRFQDPRYPDPRLQDLRFQDLPHQDDPRLQDPRVQEQRFEEPRLPEAEARLLQQEFVGPRGPDERRARVSEARQAAEGSESRPAAPIEGPPLPAPDGKDPQVEADLRTLLEEEAARGAGGGSPEGGVGRVRRPRNHLLEKKSIFTIAYDDMHTSNLRPESAAPSEA from the exons ATGCCCCGACGAGCAGCAGGCCACCCGCCACACCCGCCCACACCGCCCCCCGCGGCTACCGATGGGGGACGGCGGGGGCGGGTGGGGTGGGTGGcgttggtgggtgtggtggtggtggcggtggtgttgcaGCGTCCGGTGTGTGCGGTGCCCATCTTCTATGAGTCAGCGAGGATGTCAGCACTGAGGCTGCCGGAGACCACGGAGGTTGGTGAGCTGATCTACCAACTGCGTGCCTCCTACACTGACACCAGGGTGCCGCTCCTCTTCAGTGCCAGCG GGGAGGACCAGAGCGTGATATCCATAGAATCAAAGGACGACTACGGCCTGGTGTACCTGAGGGAGCGGCTGACATCTCGGAGGAACTACACGTTTATCTTGACAGTGCAGACGAAGATACCCACAGAAGTGAACAACGAGGGCCTGACGGAGGTGCCTGCCAGAATCATCCCCACTAACGGCAGGACTCCTACCTCTGACATCTTCCTCAAACACACCTCCGCCAGTGTGGTGcccgag gatgCATCAGTTGGTCAATTTATTACATCTGTTatagtgaaaaagaagagagacggTCCTGCTGTCAGCTTCATGTTATT aggggacACAGCGAGCCTCTTCAAGATCTCCGCCGGCCTGAACTCTTTCGACAGCTGGCGGGCCGAGGTGGTGCTCCAGGGCCAGCTGGACTATGAGACCCGTAACCTACACCCTCTTGAAGTCTGCgctaag aaccCATACACCAATGAAAGGTTTGACACTcgtaacattgtgtgtgtgagtgtcagtgtgttggtggaggaCAGACAGGATCGaccccccttcttccttcacgcCCCCCCTATCACCAGGATCACCAGCGAGACTCTgaag gatgACGAGCTGGTAAGGATACAGGCGCGGGATGGTGACCAGGGAAAGCCGAGGGACATTAGGTATACTCTACAGGCAACCTCGTCTCAATATGCATCCTTCTTCGCTATTAACAGAGAGacag GTTCCATCACGCTGGAGAACACGGTGAACAGGCTGCTGGAGGCTATGGTGACCTTTGAGCCCATCCTGGTGACGGTGACGGCtgtggagttggaggaggaaaggacacgGGCGCCCAGGGAGTCTTATTCGAGCTCTGTGGAGATTGCTTTTGTTATAATGGATAGTGACATGATGATACCCAAGTTTACGTATcaaca GTACGTGGGCGAGGTGAGGGAGAACAGCCAGCCAGGAACAGCCGTCACCTTCCCGGACGCATCCTTCCTCAAATCC GGTTTGAAGGGAGTGTTTTCGCTGCGTCTGGAGGGTGACGAGGGCATTTTCACAGTGGAGCCCAGCGTGGTGCGGGACAGCGGTGACATCAGCATTAAGGTCAAGAACACTGCGCTGCTGGACTATGAAGAGAGGCCACACATTGAGTTCAAG ATGATAGCGAGGCAGGTATCAGGGTCAGGACAGTCCTCCAGCAGTGCCCAGATAAGAGTGAACCTGGTAGACCTAAATGACAACTCCCCGGTATTCACCCAGAGTGTCTATCGAGCAGAGGTCTACGAGAATATTACTTCAGGGACTTCCATTATaagg GTGGAGGCAAGGGACGCAGACGGCGGCTCCTTTGGCACAGTGAGGTACACGAGGCTGGAGG ACATGGCGGACAGGATGGAGCTGGACGCGTATTCTGGCCTCATCTCTCGCAACAATGACATTCTTTCCTTCGATcgggagaggaaggcag AGCTTCACCTTCGAGTGAGGGCCACAGATAACAGCGGCGCGGGCAACGAGGCTCACACGGATGTTATCTTGGTGCTGCGCGATGTGAATGACGAGGCTCCAGTGTTCCAGCATACAGTGTACCAGGGGGTGATGAAGCCCGACCAGACGGGGCTCAGATCTCCTATACAAGtgcag GCTGTGGACAGGGATGCTGAAGAACCAAACAACCAAGTGAGGTATAGACTCgatccttcctcctactcctcctacttcaGTGTGGACGCTTTGACGG AGCTCAAAGTTATCCAAGCTCTCTCCTAcccccag gtctccTCCATCTCTGACCCGAGGGACCAGCGAACATATGACGAGGAGGTGATCAATCTGGCCATCACGGCGTACGATCTGG GAACCCCCCAGCAGACGCAGAGTGTTCCGGTGCAGGTGTTCCGCGAGGAGTTTGTGGACCGGTTCATTACTTTCATCTATCCGAGGCCCAAGATTGAAGTGGAGCTCAAGagg gACGAGATAGAGACGATGCTTCGAACACTGACTGGCGGGAACACTCAAATACGAACCGTGGAACACTTTACAACCCAGGACACTTCGAGGTTCCCAGACGCCCTTCCTTATGAACCAGTCAA gagcatcGTGACAGCGCTGGTGCGAAACAACGTCAACACTGTGGTGGACATCGAGAAGATCCTGAAGCAGCTGAATGGAACACAGCCGGTGGCCTGCAGGCTGGAGGGCGTGCAGCTCACCAGCGTGCAGGATGAGCGGGACTCTTACCTGGCTGGCGTGGTCATCCTGTGTGTGCTGCTggccctcatcttcctcctcatcatcctgtGCTACATGTGGTCCATCTGCCCTCTGTACcgcgtcag GAAGAGCCGCAAGGTGGTGGCGGACGAGGGCGGGCCTGACTCTGAGCGTGTGTCATACATTCGCGTGGACGAGCGCGGCGGCTACCGCGGCTACGAGGAGGAACGCACCTGGTGGGACTACCTGCCCGCCTGCTGCACGGACGCGGCGCTGTACCTGGGGGTGACGCCCCCAAAGCGTGGCGGCGGCCGCATGGCGTGGAGCGGTGACGAGCGGCAGCGCTACTGGCAGTTTGGCGGCGGGGGCGAGGGCGTCCCCGTGGA GAGAGTGATAGGGACGCGTCGGGCCGGGGGACGTGATCTGGTGTTGCTGGAGGACCTGGATGAGGCCCgtctgcagcagcagcagcagcaaggcgGTGCAGGCCGCGTGCTGCGTGTCGACTCCCGCAACTCCTTCACCTCGCAGGACCCGCGCCGCACCTTTATCCTGCGTGACGCGCGCGGCCTGCCCCGCCTGCCCGACACGGTGCGTGAGGGCGAGCACTATTTGGTGGAGGACGTGGACGGCTCCCCGCGCGGCGTCAGGATGGACGACCCGCGCCTGCGCCTGGAAGACCCACGCACATTGCGGGTGGAGGAGCCGCGGcccgcgccgccaccaccgcccgcAGCCGAGGAAGACTCATCTTACGCTCGGCCGGGAAACGGGGAGGACCTCCGACTTCACGCCAGCCCGCCCGGCGCCGCGCCCCGCGATGACGGGGCCGCGGGCCGGCGGGGCCGCCCACCCAGGCAGGCTGGCGGGGGGCCGGGGGGGAACAGGACGACGGAGGGGACGAGGCGCGCACTCAGACATGAGGACGCGGGGGGCGGGGAAGGggggggcgggggcggcgggGCCAGCCCCCCCCTAACAGACGTAATGATTCAAACGGAGGTTCACGGGGCCGCGGTGCCCGCAGGGGCACCCGCCGTGCCCCGCCTTCGAATCAGGACACCGATACAGGAGGAGACGAGCAGCCTGCTGGAGGCAGAGGCCAGCCGCTCCTCCAGACGCGAGACGCAGCGGTCCAGGCGACCGACCcgccaggaggaggatggtgggggGGCTGGGAGCCCCGAGGATTGGTCCAGCTCGGCGGGGCGGCGGTCCACGCGCCTGGCGCAGCCCGCCAACTCTCTCTACCAGCACAACAAGGCTTCTATTATGCGCTTCGAGACCAACAAGGCGCGTATGGAGGAGGGCGCCGCACAGGAGGCCGCCGCGCCCCGCCGCGCCGCCACTACTTCAGCTCCAGAAGGCCGCCGCTCCTCCAGCCTGGACGGGCGGCGTTCCCACAGCCGGgctgggggggagggggcgcgCCGGGCCCCGGGGTCGGGTCCACCTGGCCTGGCGCGGCGCGGGTCgctgccctccctctccctggagACTACCGGGCTGGAGCGGGAGGCCGCGCAGCGATCCTTGTCCCGGCGGGGATCGCCGGGCCCCCAGGACCTGCCCGCCGCTGACGGCAGGTCCAGACACTCCtcggaggaggacgacgaggaccCCGGGGGTCGCCGCTCCAGGCCGCGGGCCAACGCGAGGTACATGCAGTGGTACAATCGAATGCGAGACCGAGGCCACCACGATCCGCGTCTCCCTGACGACCCACGCCTCCACGACCCCCGCCACCACGACCCCCGCCACCACGACCCTCGCTACCCTGAGGACCCGCGCCTGTACGATCCTCAGTACCAGGACCCACGGTATCAGGACCCACGGTACCAGGACCCACGGTACCAGGACCCACGGTACCAGGATCCGAGGTACCGTGACCCGCGCTTCCAGGATCCCCGCTACCCTGACCCCAGGCTGCAGGACCTCCGCTTCCAAGACCTCCCGCATCAGGACGATCCTCGCCTTCAGGACCCGCGAGTTCAGGAGCAGCGGTTCGAGGAGCCGCGGCTGCCGGAGGCTGAGGCGCGTCTACTGCAGCAGGAATTCGTGGGGCCACGGGGGCCTGACGAGCGGAGGGCGCGGGTTTCCGAGGCGCGGCAGGCGGCGGAAGGGTCTGAGTCCAGGCCCGCGGCTCCCATCGAAGGCCCGCCGCTCCCAGCCCCTGACGGCAAGGACCCGCAGGTGGAGGCTGACCTGCGAACCCtgctggaagaggaggcggcGCGGGGCGCTGGCGGAGGTAGCCCTGAGGGGGGCGTGGGGCGTGTGCGGCGGCCCAGGAACCACCTGCTGGAGAAGAAGAGCATCTTCACCATCGCATACGATGACATGCACACCAGTAACCTGAGGCCTGAGAGTGCCGCCCCCAGCGAGgcgtag